Proteins encoded by one window of Bacteroidota bacterium:
- a CDS encoding YicC family protein has product MILSMTGYGRKTFSLNGKNIVLELKTLNSKTFDLNLRLSPLFREYEIEIRNILNKTIVRGKTDCSLGFELTDDKTGDINASAVKEYYRQIKNITTDLQVNDANILDLVFRLPNITTTSTDSLSEEQHTELFHHLNTVCSQLQKFRLDEGINLETDLVLHVELILNALIEVEHLDPSRMEQQRSKMFNDLKAFVTEEEIDNNRFEQELIFYFEKMDITEEVIRLRSHCNYFVQTINESLTEKGKKLGFICQEMNREINTIGSKAYHAEMQRKVVVMKDELEKIKEQLNNVL; this is encoded by the coding sequence ATGATACTATCCATGACCGGATACGGAAGGAAAACTTTTTCCCTCAACGGCAAAAATATTGTGCTCGAATTAAAAACGCTCAACAGTAAAACCTTCGACCTAAACCTGCGACTTTCCCCTTTATTCAGAGAATATGAAATAGAGATCCGCAATATATTGAATAAAACCATTGTCAGAGGAAAGACTGATTGTTCTTTGGGTTTTGAATTAACTGACGATAAAACCGGCGATATCAATGCATCAGCTGTAAAAGAATATTATCGTCAAATTAAAAATATTACCACCGATCTTCAGGTGAATGATGCTAATATTCTCGACCTGGTTTTTCGTTTACCGAATATAACCACAACATCCACCGATTCATTATCGGAAGAACAACATACAGAATTATTTCACCATTTGAATACTGTTTGCTCGCAATTACAAAAATTCAGATTGGACGAAGGAATAAATCTCGAAACCGATCTTGTTTTACACGTAGAATTAATATTAAATGCTTTAATTGAAGTGGAACACCTCGATCCATCGCGTATGGAACAACAACGAAGCAAAATGTTCAACGATCTGAAAGCCTTTGTAACCGAAGAAGAAATTGATAACAATCGTTTCGAACAGGAATTAATATTCTATTTTGAAAAAATGGATATTACCGAAGAAGTGATAAGATTAAGATCCCATTGTAATTATTTTGTGCAGACCATTAATGAATCATTAACGGAAAAAGGAAAAAAACTAGGATTTATCTGTCAGGAAATGAACAGGGAAATAAATACCATAGGTTCCAAAGCCTACCACGCAGAAATGCAGCGAAAGGTAGTGGTGATGAAGGATGAACTGGAAAAAATAAAAGAACAATTAAATAATGTTTTATAA
- a CDS encoding EamA family transporter translates to MKNSLKAHLFILSANIIYGINYSIGKIVLEHIPPFGIVLMTVTGALLIFFLLHSIFIKEKVEKKDQKKIFFAALFGVAINQLLFFKGLSLTSEIHSALIMITTPIIVLIMAWIILKDKITVLKALGIITGGIGVAMLISSGAKDTTSPSSISGDICIMLNATSYAIFLVYTKPLMQKYAPLTIAKWIFFYGFFFVLPFGIKDFLAIDWQTIPSDALWALAVVILGATVLAYLFNILGLQYGNPALVSVYIYLQPVIATLIAVIMQSDKISITKIISSLLVFAGVALVSFSGNNKTLKATV, encoded by the coding sequence GTGAAGAATTCACTCAAAGCCCACCTCTTTATTTTATCCGCAAATATTATTTATGGAATTAATTATTCTATAGGTAAAATTGTTTTGGAGCATATTCCTCCGTTTGGAATTGTTTTGATGACAGTTACAGGAGCACTTTTGATATTTTTTCTTTTACATTCCATTTTTATTAAAGAAAAAGTAGAAAAAAAAGATCAAAAGAAAATATTCTTTGCAGCATTATTTGGCGTTGCAATTAATCAGTTATTATTTTTTAAGGGATTAAGCCTTACCTCCGAAATACATAGCGCATTAATAATGATTACAACTCCTATTATCGTTTTAATAATGGCATGGATAATTTTAAAGGATAAAATAACTGTTCTTAAAGCATTGGGAATTATAACAGGCGGCATCGGTGTTGCAATGCTCATTTCTTCCGGAGCAAAGGATACTACCTCTCCCTCCAGTATTTCGGGTGATATTTGTATCATGCTGAATGCAACTTCTTATGCAATATTTCTAGTATATACCAAACCATTAATGCAAAAATATGCTCCACTCACTATTGCAAAATGGATATTCTTTTACGGATTTTTTTTCGTATTGCCATTTGGTATTAAAGATTTTTTAGCTATCGATTGGCAAACAATTCCATCAGATGCATTATGGGCTCTTGCAGTAGTAATACTCGGCGCAACGGTGCTGGCATATTTATTTAATATTCTCGGTCTCCAATATGGCAACCCTGCCTTAGTAAGTGTTTATATTTATCTGCAACCAGTAATAGCGACCTTAATAGCAGTAATAATGCAGTCGGATAAAATTTCCATCACTAAGATCATATCTTCCTTGTTAGTATTTGCAGGAGTAGCACTGGTAAGTTTTTCGGGAAATAATAAGACTTTGAAAGCCACAGTATAA
- a CDS encoding PD40 domain-containing protein, protein MKVYALKGLKTLLIAALLLCGTVAFGQGTQIQFGQNRVQYKLFTWQFYEGEHFLVYFNQGGLNLGKFAAQIAEADLIQIEDLLDYKLNGKPEIIIYNNISDYNQSNFAVGKEEQYNIGGETKIIGNKIFVYFDGNHQHLRKQIREGVGKVLINSMIFGGNLQEIVQNAVLLNLPEWFTEGLVSYIGEEWNSELDNQLREGIISGKYKKFNKLTGEDARFAGHALWYYIAENYGEATIPNLLYLIRINRSLENGFLFVLGEGVNSTIDDWYSYFLNKYQKEAIEKNQLTDEYLIPRKTKKHVNYHQLSISPDGKNIAYAIDDYGRFKVYIQEIDSKEARKVKRGGLKTRTLATDLSNPLISWSPDGKKLAIVYEKRYKNYVTTYNVEDKKKETKELTRFQKILDVSFAKMNSRLVMSVMNNGQSDIYMYHLTNDRVEQLTNDYYDDLNPCYVQLNNGYEGIIFASNRDKDTIFTTKSIDSILPVGNMDLYYYDYNHKAKDLVKITHSKKISEKDPLQFDEKHFAYLSDQNGIVNRFAGYLDSLYDHTDTLVHYPDSITTNPVYDYNDFTTFIKYDSVTLADIYRDTAYIFPVTNFASNIIEHDVIWKTGKVVDVFQRGKDNMFYLTNAPDDMSEVKNNTLKNTTFRNFINLKRRMMM, encoded by the coding sequence ATGAAAGTTTACGCATTAAAAGGTTTAAAAACACTACTAATTGCTGCATTGTTGCTTTGCGGAACTGTGGCATTCGGACAAGGAACTCAAATTCAGTTCGGGCAAAACCGCGTACAATACAAATTATTCACCTGGCAGTTTTATGAGGGTGAACATTTTCTCGTTTATTTTAATCAGGGTGGACTCAATCTCGGAAAATTTGCAGCCCAAATTGCAGAAGCCGATCTCATTCAAATAGAAGATCTTTTAGATTATAAACTCAACGGCAAACCGGAGATCATTATCTATAATAATATTTCCGATTACAACCAAAGCAATTTTGCAGTTGGAAAAGAAGAACAATACAATATTGGAGGAGAAACGAAGATAATTGGAAATAAAATATTTGTTTATTTCGATGGCAACCATCAACATTTAAGAAAACAAATTCGCGAAGGAGTTGGAAAAGTTTTGATCAACTCCATGATATTTGGTGGGAATTTACAAGAGATAGTTCAAAATGCAGTATTACTGAATTTACCTGAATGGTTTACCGAAGGTTTGGTCTCTTATATTGGAGAAGAATGGAATTCAGAACTCGACAATCAATTGCGCGAAGGAATAATAAGTGGTAAGTATAAAAAATTTAATAAACTTACCGGTGAAGACGCACGCTTTGCCGGTCATGCTTTATGGTATTATATCGCCGAGAATTATGGAGAGGCAACAATTCCAAATTTGTTATATCTCATCAGAATAAACCGGTCGCTCGAAAATGGCTTTTTATTTGTTTTAGGGGAAGGTGTGAATAGCACCATTGATGATTGGTACAGTTATTTTTTAAATAAATATCAAAAGGAAGCAATTGAAAAAAATCAACTGACCGATGAATATTTAATTCCACGAAAAACTAAAAAACATGTTAACTATCATCAGCTATCCATAAGCCCCGATGGGAAAAATATTGCATATGCGATTGATGATTACGGAAGATTTAAAGTGTATATCCAGGAAATTGATTCCAAAGAAGCACGTAAAGTAAAACGCGGCGGATTAAAGACCAGAACTCTTGCTACTGACTTAAGTAATCCATTAATTAGCTGGAGCCCCGACGGAAAAAAATTAGCCATCGTTTATGAGAAACGATATAAAAATTATGTCACCACTTACAATGTTGAGGATAAGAAAAAAGAAACAAAAGAATTAACACGTTTCCAGAAAATCCTGGATGTATCCTTTGCAAAAATGAACAGCCGTTTGGTTATGAGTGTAATGAACAACGGTCAGAGTGATATTTATATGTATCATCTCACCAACGATCGCGTGGAACAACTCACCAACGATTATTACGATGATCTTAATCCTTGTTACGTGCAACTCAACAATGGTTATGAAGGAATTATTTTTGCTTCCAACCGCGACAAGGATACCATCTTCACCACAAAATCAATAGATTCCATTTTACCTGTTGGCAATATGGATCTCTATTATTACGATTACAATCACAAAGCAAAGGACCTTGTAAAAATTACCCACTCCAAAAAAATAAGTGAGAAGGATCCATTGCAATTCGACGAAAAACATTTTGCATATTTAAGTGATCAAAATGGCATTGTAAACAGATTCGCAGGATATCTGGATAGTTTATATGATCATACCGACACATTAGTGCATTATCCCGATTCCATTACAACAAATCCCGTTTACGATTATAACGATTTTACAACATTTATAAAATACGACTCCGTTACGCTTGCTGATATTTACAGAGATACTGCTTATATTTTTCCGGTAACAAATTTTGCAAGTAATATCATCGAACACGATGTAATTTGGAAAACTGGAAAAGTGGTGGATGTTTTTCAACGCGGAAAGGATAATATGTTTTACCTCACCAATGCACCCGACGACATGAGTGAAGTGAAAAATAACACACTTAAAAATACCACCTTCCGTAATTTCATCAATCTAAAAAGAAGGATGATGATGTAA
- a CDS encoding MBL fold metallo-hydrolase: MAQIVSFTFNPFYENTYIIYDETGDCVVVDPGCYTKKEQLELSTFITEHKLKPVYLLNTHCHIDHVLGNKYVAETYNLPFLMPEGEQIVLDEVLNYAPSMGINYQKSPDADIFVKEGVDIKFGNTVLKVISAPGHSPDSVCFYCEKDKFIASGDVLFYDSIGRTDLPGGNYTTLMESIKNKLLPLADDVKVYAGHMQSTTIGRERKMNPFLNE, from the coding sequence ATGGCTCAAATTGTTTCATTCACCTTTAATCCGTTCTACGAAAATACCTATATTATATACGATGAAACAGGTGATTGTGTTGTGGTAGATCCCGGTTGTTACACAAAAAAGGAACAGTTGGAACTGAGCACCTTTATTACGGAACACAAGCTCAAACCGGTTTACCTACTCAATACCCATTGTCATATTGATCATGTTTTAGGCAACAAATATGTTGCCGAGACTTACAATTTGCCATTTTTAATGCCCGAAGGGGAACAAATTGTGTTGGATGAGGTGTTAAATTATGCTCCTTCCATGGGAATCAACTATCAAAAGTCGCCGGATGCCGACATTTTTGTGAAAGAAGGGGTAGATATCAAATTTGGAAACACGGTTTTGAAGGTAATTTCAGCACCCGGACACTCACCCGACTCTGTATGTTTTTACTGCGAAAAGGATAAATTTATTGCCAGTGGAGACGTTCTTTTCTACGATTCCATCGGCCGAACCGACCTTCCAGGTGGAAATTATACCACATTAATGGAATCCATTAAAAATAAACTGTTGCCTTTGGCGGATGATGTGAAGGTGTATGCTGGGCATATGCAATCGACCACTATTGGAAGGGAGAGGAAAATGAATCCATTCTTGAATGAGTAG
- a CDS encoding T9SS type A sorting domain-containing protein — protein MKALCPLLFFIISTPLWSQPQLEFVSDFVSPVNMTIYNFEEAIPMPDTGENIIWDYSSYNFTEAYPNYFEVMETTDFDADFPEATLIIKRFSEYFSYNKFDEDEYTYLGNNNFGTSTILTNPNTYYELPFEYNESKIDTFQLDGEPESVSLREYLGYGNLITAHGTYSDVILIHVKETIDDEVEVDYYTIISPLTFRGILVYWIDPNFLTNTFSYDPVHFTDISESNNDISAFSIFPNPVTDKLNIDINNIQGDYSISLFSIDGRKIKDFMDIDNLNISEIPAGNYFIQLTTLGGCFTQKIVKL, from the coding sequence ATGAAAGCACTCTGTCCTTTACTTTTTTTTATCATTTCCACTCCTCTTTGGAGTCAACCTCAATTGGAATTTGTATCTGATTTTGTTTCGCCGGTAAATATGACAATATACAATTTTGAGGAGGCAATACCAATGCCTGACACAGGTGAAAATATAATTTGGGATTATTCATCATATAATTTTACGGAAGCCTATCCAAATTATTTTGAAGTAATGGAAACAACGGACTTCGATGCAGACTTTCCGGAAGCTACACTTATAATAAAACGCTTTTCTGAATATTTCAGTTATAATAAATTTGATGAAGATGAATACACATATCTTGGTAATAATAATTTTGGCACATCTACAATATTGACAAACCCAAACACCTATTATGAGCTGCCTTTTGAATATAATGAATCAAAAATTGATACTTTTCAACTCGATGGAGAACCGGAGTCCGTTTCATTGCGCGAATATCTTGGATATGGAAATTTAATAACAGCTCATGGAACTTATTCTGATGTGATATTAATTCATGTTAAAGAGACAATAGATGACGAGGTGGAAGTTGATTATTATACGATTATTTCTCCATTAACTTTTAGGGGTATTTTAGTTTATTGGATAGATCCGAATTTTCTCACAAATACTTTTTCTTATGATCCTGTTCACTTTACAGATATTTCAGAATCAAATAATGATATTTCTGCCTTTTCTATTTTCCCAAATCCCGTAACTGATAAATTAAATATCGACATTAATAATATACAAGGCGATTATTCAATTTCTTTGTTTTCCATAGACGGAAGAAAAATTAAAGATTTTATGGATATAGATAATTTAAATATATCTGAAATCCCAGCAGGAAATTATTTTATTCAGCTAACTACTTTGGGAGGATGTTTTACTCAGAAAATTGTTAAGTTGTAA
- a CDS encoding aromatic amino acid lyase: protein MHTASLDSISSCNEQKDYVNMGTNAVTKCLRVAENLEKILAIELLTAAQAYEFRGPAKSSPIIEKLFEDYRKAVTFNEFDRYMHEDISNSIGFIKTLNLDL from the coding sequence TTGCACACCGCTAGTCTAGACTCTATTTCCAGTTGTAACGAACAGAAAGATTACGTGAACATGGGCACTAATGCAGTCACCAAATGTTTGCGCGTAGCAGAAAATCTGGAAAAAATACTCGCCATCGAATTGCTGACAGCTGCACAGGCATATGAATTCAGAGGACCGGCGAAATCCTCTCCCATTATTGAAAAATTGTTTGAGGATTATAGGAAGGCTGTAACTTTTAATGAGTTCGATCGCTATATGCATGAAGATATTTCAAACAGTATAGGATTTATAAAAACATTAAATCTCGACCTGTAA
- the hutH gene encoding histidine ammonia-lyase, producing the protein MDTYHIGSDKLTIETISNILHQKTKLGLTDDVRNAIQKCRTYLDKKLHEREEPVYGVNTGFGSLCKVKISDDDIEQLQYNLIRSHACGVGDIIDDEVNKILLLLKAQSLSYGNSGVSVETVWRLIDFFNMDILPVIYEQGSLGASGDLCPLSHMSMALIGEGEMIHEGQIRNTKSVLDDFNLSAIRLGSKEGLALLNGTQFMSAHAVKCLMMADRISKLSDLIACLSLEAWDCKAEPFDARIHKIRNQNGQIKTAENILNILTGSETFFSQKEQVQDPYSFRCIPQVHGACKDVIEYVKEIVTREINGVTDNPNVFAEDDAILSGGNFHGEPLALSLDFLAIALSELGNISERRIYRLLSGARKLPEFLTNNPGLNSGLMIPQYVAASIVSQNKQLCTPASVDSISSCNEQEDHVSMGANAATKCLRVAENLEKILAIELLTAAQAFEFRRPAKTSPTIEKLFEEYRKVVSFNDFDRYLHEDIKMSVEFVREYDL; encoded by the coding sequence ATGGACACCTATCATATCGGCTCTGACAAATTGACCATTGAAACGATCAGCAACATCCTCCACCAAAAAACAAAATTGGGTTTAACAGATGATGTGAGAAATGCAATTCAAAAATGCCGCACATACCTCGACAAAAAATTACATGAACGCGAAGAACCCGTTTACGGAGTAAATACCGGTTTCGGATCGCTGTGCAAAGTAAAAATTTCGGATGATGATATCGAACAATTACAATATAATCTCATCAGAAGTCACGCATGTGGAGTGGGAGATATTATTGATGATGAAGTAAATAAAATTTTATTATTATTAAAAGCACAATCACTCAGTTATGGAAATTCGGGTGTAAGTGTGGAAACTGTTTGGCGCCTGATCGATTTTTTTAATATGGATATTTTACCTGTTATTTATGAACAGGGTTCACTTGGTGCAAGCGGAGATCTTTGTCCCTTATCGCATATGAGTATGGCATTAATTGGTGAAGGGGAAATGATACACGAAGGACAAATCAGAAATACAAAATCAGTGTTGGATGATTTTAATTTATCAGCAATTCGTTTGGGTTCCAAAGAAGGTTTGGCTTTATTGAATGGCACACAATTTATGAGTGCGCATGCTGTTAAATGCTTGATGATGGCGGATCGCATTTCAAAATTATCAGATCTGATAGCATGTTTAAGTTTAGAAGCATGGGATTGCAAGGCAGAACCTTTTGATGCGCGCATTCATAAAATAAGAAATCAAAATGGACAAATAAAAACCGCAGAAAATATTTTAAATATTTTAACCGGAAGTGAAACATTTTTCTCACAAAAAGAACAAGTGCAGGATCCTTATTCCTTCAGATGTATACCTCAGGTTCACGGAGCATGTAAGGACGTAATTGAATACGTAAAAGAAATTGTGACAAGAGAAATAAACGGAGTTACCGATAATCCGAATGTATTTGCAGAAGATGATGCTATTTTAAGCGGCGGAAATTTTCACGGCGAACCACTTGCACTCAGTTTAGATTTTTTAGCCATTGCATTAAGCGAATTGGGAAATATTTCTGAAAGAAGAATTTATCGTTTATTATCCGGTGCAAGAAAATTACCGGAATTTCTCACCAATAATCCTGGTTTAAATTCGGGATTAATGATACCACAATATGTTGCAGCAAGTATAGTATCACAAAATAAACAATTATGCACGCCTGCAAGCGTCGACTCCATCTCCAGTTGCAACGAACAGGAAGATCACGTGAGCATGGGTGCCAATGCTGCGACAAAATGTTTACGCGTAGCAGAAAATCTGGAAAAAATTCTGGCTATAGAATTGCTGACAGCAGCACAGGCGTTTGAATTCAGGAGGCCGGCGAAAACATCTCCAACTATAGAAAAATTGTTTGAGGAATATAGAAAAGTGGTTTCTTTTAATGATTTTGATAGGTATTTGCATGAGGATATTAAAATGAGCGTGGAGTTTGTCAGAGAATATGATTTGTAA
- a CDS encoding ATP-binding cassette domain-containing protein gives MQDIMTFNGINKSFGDVQALKDISFSIPANSIFGLLGPNGAGKTTLIRIITKIFAADSGQILFAGENMNGGDYSNIGYMPEEKGMYKKMKVGEHLIYLGRLKGLSKIKAKERSEFWLHKLNAADWWNKKLEDLSKGMQQKTQFIATVLHEPKLLILDEPFSGLDPVNAELIKNEIYNLHKQGVTIIFSTHRMEQVEEICKNIVLINKGSMVIDGEVSSIKNRFKENKYKIGFSGDPILNTNETFEILVRDENSMVVKLKGDTSRNILLQNFIQQNVEINLFQEILPSLNEIFIHLVNDANHA, from the coding sequence ATGCAGGATATTATGACCTTTAATGGGATAAACAAAAGTTTTGGGGATGTGCAGGCATTGAAGGATATTAGTTTTTCTATACCTGCAAATTCCATTTTTGGCTTATTGGGGCCAAATGGAGCCGGAAAAACTACCCTGATTCGCATTATCACTAAAATTTTTGCTGCCGATTCGGGACAAATTCTTTTTGCAGGCGAAAATATGAATGGGGGAGATTATTCCAATATCGGATATATGCCTGAGGAAAAGGGCATGTATAAAAAGATGAAGGTTGGCGAACACCTTATTTATTTGGGTAGATTAAAGGGTTTGTCTAAAATAAAAGCAAAAGAACGATCTGAATTTTGGCTACATAAACTAAATGCTGCCGATTGGTGGAATAAAAAACTCGAAGACCTCTCGAAAGGGATGCAACAAAAAACGCAATTTATAGCTACCGTTTTGCACGAACCTAAATTGCTGATACTGGATGAACCTTTTTCGGGTTTGGATCCCGTGAATGCAGAATTGATAAAAAATGAAATTTATAATCTTCATAAACAAGGAGTAACCATTATTTTTTCCACCCACAGAATGGAACAGGTGGAAGAAATATGTAAAAATATTGTTTTAATAAATAAGGGAAGTATGGTTATTGATGGCGAGGTAAGCAGTATTAAAAATCGTTTTAAAGAAAATAAATACAAAATTGGATTTAGCGGAGACCCGATCTTAAATACCAACGAAACCTTCGAGATTTTAGTGAGAGATGAAAATTCGATGGTAGTTAAATTAAAAGGAGATACCAGTAGAAACATTTTGCTGCAAAATTTTATCCAACAAAATGTAGAGATCAATTTATTTCAGGAGATTTTACCTTCGCTCAATGAAATATTTATTCACCTTGTAAATGATGCCAATCATGCATAA
- a CDS encoding ABC transporter permease — protein MHKTWLIVSREYITRVRKKSFIIFTLLGPLLFLGISILPIIIATANKGSQKILVKDDSGLITALPDTAGLYFNFKYNAQPLAELKTQFTKLDDGYDALLYIPQMQPDAPYGIEIYSRDQMSLTTRIYIESIIADKLEEINLKNQNLSKQQILKLRPKVTIDDKVTSGAKQKEGDAVVASIFGYAMGFIIYIVLLIYGTMVMRGVMEEKTSRIIEVIISSVKPFQLMMGKILGIGLVGLTQFVAWGFLITILNIILGGVFGGQIAEMQNVSAAQGGDPDMLVITQAYESLSAHPVYYYLLIFLTYFLGGYFIYAALFAAIGSLAGDDDTDVQMYAMPVTLLILASIFIMMSVVQQPHTPLAFWASIIPFTSPVVMPALVPFGVPTWQLFLSIGTLIAGFIFTTFIASRIYRTGILMYGKKIKFREVVKWMFYKG, from the coding sequence ATGCATAAAACCTGGCTGATAGTAAGTCGTGAATATATTACAAGGGTTCGTAAAAAGTCCTTTATCATTTTTACCTTGTTGGGGCCTCTGTTATTTCTTGGAATAAGTATTTTACCTATAATTATTGCAACTGCAAATAAAGGTTCGCAAAAAATATTGGTGAAGGATGATTCGGGTTTAATTACTGCATTGCCTGATACTGCCGGATTGTATTTTAATTTTAAATACAATGCCCAGCCCCTCGCAGAATTAAAAACACAATTTACTAAGTTGGATGACGGATATGATGCACTGTTGTATATTCCTCAGATGCAGCCCGATGCACCCTATGGTATAGAAATTTACAGCAGAGATCAGATGAGTTTGACAACACGAATATATATTGAGAGTATAATTGCCGACAAACTGGAAGAAATTAATTTAAAGAATCAGAACCTCAGCAAACAACAAATATTGAAATTGCGACCCAAGGTTACTATTGATGATAAGGTTACTTCCGGAGCAAAACAAAAGGAAGGAGATGCAGTGGTAGCAAGTATATTCGGTTATGCAATGGGATTTATCATTTATATAGTTTTGTTGATCTATGGTACAATGGTAATGCGCGGAGTAATGGAAGAAAAAACTTCCCGTATCATTGAAGTAATTATAAGCAGTGTAAAACCTTTTCAATTAATGATGGGAAAAATATTGGGAATTGGATTGGTGGGACTAACACAATTTGTTGCCTGGGGATTTTTGATAACCATATTAAATATTATTTTGGGAGGAGTATTCGGAGGACAAATTGCAGAGATGCAAAATGTTTCTGCAGCTCAGGGAGGAGACCCGGATATGTTAGTGATAACACAGGCGTATGAAAGTTTAAGTGCACATCCTGTATATTATTATTTGTTGATTTTCCTTACCTATTTTTTAGGGGGATATTTTATTTATGCCGCATTATTTGCAGCAATTGGTTCACTTGCAGGAGATGATGATACGGATGTGCAGATGTATGCCATGCCGGTTACTTTATTAATTCTCGCTTCCATTTTTATTATGATGAGTGTAGTACAGCAACCGCATACTCCACTTGCATTTTGGGCTTCAATTATTCCGTTTACCTCTCCGGTTGTGATGCCGGCATTGGTTCCATTTGGAGTTCCCACATGGCAATTATTTTTATCAATAGGAACATTAATAGCTGGATTTATTTTCACCACCTTTATTGCGTCACGAATTTACCGGACTGGAATATTGATGTATGGCAAAAAGATAAAATTCAGGGAAGTTGTGAAATGGATGTTTTATAAAGGGTGA
- the rodA gene encoding rod shape-determining protein RodA, protein MREKNSIMQNVDKLALGLYFALLVFGLLTVFAVSYDPDVSRFFNFSQTHGKQMIWMFISLIVGFSILTFDSTFFTKFAFIFYGIMLAILVLTYFVAEDINGARSWLQVGSFQFQPAEFGKTATALMLAKFLSMIVGQPRNFKNKIIAYLILGVPMGIIILQSDLGSALVYASLVIVVYREGFKINEVILVVAIMLAFVFSLLYDHVIIIYVLSLIIIGYVLSNSMRFIRRDKPKGILFMSLFIIAVIVLVIALQNIEFRIIGSIAGLAILFFSYMVVRKQKNHPVWPAIIIYLLIGAFVTYGSDYIMTKVLKDYQAERVLVTVGVIDDDSDLTFNITQSKMTIGSGGIAGKGYLEGTLTQSEQVPEQSTDFIFCTIGEEFGFIGTFIFLTVYLVFILRIIFIAERQRSPFSRVYAYCVASFFFLQIMINVGMTIGLIPVIGIPLPFISYGGSSVLAFSILIFIMLRLDADRLLILR, encoded by the coding sequence ATGAGAGAGAAGAATTCAATCATGCAAAATGTTGACAAGCTCGCTCTCGGGCTGTACTTTGCATTATTGGTTTTTGGATTGTTAACGGTATTTGCTGTGAGTTATGATCCTGATGTAAGTCGCTTTTTTAATTTTTCGCAAACACACGGCAAACAAATGATCTGGATGTTTATTTCCTTAATTGTTGGATTTAGCATACTCACCTTCGACAGTACTTTTTTTACAAAATTTGCTTTTATTTTTTATGGAATAATGTTGGCCATTCTTGTGCTTACTTATTTTGTTGCTGAGGATATAAATGGTGCAAGAAGCTGGCTACAGGTGGGTTCCTTCCAGTTTCAACCCGCGGAATTCGGCAAAACAGCAACTGCACTCATGCTCGCGAAATTTTTGAGTATGATAGTTGGTCAACCAAGAAATTTTAAGAATAAAATTATCGCTTATTTAATTCTCGGTGTGCCGATGGGAATTATCATTTTGCAAAGTGATCTTGGTTCTGCGTTGGTATATGCAAGTTTAGTGATTGTGGTTTATCGCGAAGGATTTAAGATCAACGAAGTTATTTTGGTTGTTGCTATTATGCTCGCATTTGTGTTCTCACTGCTCTATGATCACGTAATTATTATTTATGTATTATCCCTCATTATTATTGGTTATGTATTGTCAAATTCTATGAGGTTTATCAGAAGAGATAAACCAAAAGGAATTTTATTTATGAGTTTATTTATAATAGCGGTAATTGTATTGGTAATTGCCCTACAAAATATTGAATTCAGAATAATAGGAAGTATCGCCGGTTTGGCAATTCTGTTTTTTTCTTACATGGTAGTTCGCAAACAAAAAAATCATCCTGTTTGGCCGGCAATTATTATTTACCTTTTAATTGGAGCTTTTGTAACCTATGGTTCCGATTATATCATGACCAAAGTTTTAAAAGACTATCAGGCGGAACGTGTTTTAGTAACAGTAGGTGTAATTGACGATGACAGTGATCTTACTTTCAATATCACCCAAAGCAAAATGACCATAGGTTCAGGCGGAATTGCGGGTAAAGGTTACCTTGAGGGCACACTCACACAATCAGAACAGGTACCGGAACAAAGCACAGATTTTATATTTTGCACCATAGGAGAAGAATTTGGTTTTATAGGCACCTTTATTTTCCTGACTGTTTATCTTGTATTTATTTTGAGGATAATATTTATCGCAGAACGACAGCGTTCTCCCTTCTCCCGGGTGTATGCATATTGTGTGGCAAGTTTCTTCTTTTTACAGATCATGATCAACGTAGGGATGACGATTGGGTTAATTCCTGTAATTGGAATTCCGCTTCCTTTTATTTCTTATGGTGGATCTTCTGTATTGGCGTTTTCTATTTTGATATTTATTATGTTGAGGTTGGATGCAGATAGGTTGTTGATACTGAGATAA